A portion of the Enterobacter sp. SA187 genome contains these proteins:
- a CDS encoding LysR substrate-binding domain-containing protein yields MEKNGLFSQRIRLRHLHTFVAVAQQGTLGRAAETLNLSQPALSKTLNELEQLTGTRLFDRGRMGAQLTLVGEQFLSHAVRVLEAVNSAGQSLTRKEGVKTDVVRIGALPTAALGILPTVIGEFHPHLPDITIQVGTMNNPMLLAGLKTGELDIGIGRMSDPELMSGLNYELLFLESLKLVVRPRHPLLQDTVTLSRVLSWPVVVAPEGTAPRQHTEALLATQGCTLPTGCIETLSASLSRQLTIEYDYVWFVPSGAVKDDLRQGALVALPVPTHGAGEPIGIITRIDAPLSAGAQTLLSAIRKSMPE; encoded by the coding sequence ATGGAAAAAAATGGTCTGTTCAGTCAGCGCATCCGTCTGCGCCATCTACATACATTTGTCGCCGTCGCTCAACAGGGTACCCTGGGGCGTGCGGCTGAAACCCTTAACCTGAGTCAGCCGGCGTTATCAAAAACGCTCAATGAACTGGAGCAACTGACCGGCACCCGGCTGTTCGATCGCGGACGCATGGGCGCGCAGCTGACGCTGGTCGGCGAACAATTTCTCAGCCACGCGGTGCGCGTACTGGAAGCGGTGAACTCCGCCGGGCAATCCCTGACCCGTAAAGAAGGCGTGAAAACGGACGTGGTGCGCATCGGCGCGCTGCCTACAGCCGCGCTGGGCATTCTGCCGACGGTGATCGGGGAATTTCATCCGCATCTGCCGGACATTACCATTCAGGTCGGCACCATGAATAACCCGATGTTGCTGGCGGGCTTAAAAACCGGCGAGCTGGACATCGGCATCGGGCGCATGTCCGATCCGGAGCTGATGAGCGGGCTGAACTACGAACTGCTGTTCCTTGAATCCCTGAAACTGGTGGTGCGTCCGCGTCATCCGCTGTTGCAGGATACCGTGACCTTAAGCCGCGTGCTTTCCTGGCCGGTGGTGGTCGCGCCGGAGGGTACCGCGCCGCGTCAGCATACTGAAGCGCTGCTCGCCACCCAGGGTTGCACGCTGCCCACCGGCTGCATCGAAACGCTATCCGCCTCTCTCTCGCGTCAGTTAACGATAGAATATGACTACGTGTGGTTTGTGCCATCCGGCGCGGTGAAAGACGATCTTCGCCAGGGCGCGCTGGTTGCCCTGCCGGTGCCGACGCACGGCGCGGGCGAACCCATTGGTATCATTACCCGCATTGACGCCCCGCTTTCTGCCGGTGCGCAAACGCTGCTCAGCGCCATTCGCAAATCGATGCCGGAGTAA
- a CDS encoding FdhF/YdeP family oxidoreductase, giving the protein MKFKTAIKPYHAAAGGLGSLEATTRFVIDSKNALSNMRNLLRMNKARGFDCPGCAWGDDNKSTFSFCENGAKAVTWEATRREVDAQFFAQHSVSALNAQSDYFLEYQGRLTEPLSYNPQSDRYEPISWADAYALIAQHLHAMVHPNQLELYTSGRASNEASYLYQLFGRMLGTNNFPDCSNMCHEASGAGLKRSIGVGKGTIHLDDFAHANAIFVFGQNPGTNHPRMLHSLRHAADHGAQIVTFNTLRERGLERFADPQKPLELVTPKAGTISSAYYQPNLGGDMAAVRGMAKALLETQRQRLTDGQPGIFDETFINQHTHGIDAWFAQIDATSWDAITQQSGLTEQQLRDAAAVWQHAERVICTWAMGITQHKHSLDTVREIANLQLLGGHLGKPGAGLCPVRGHSNVQGNRTMGIDEKPPAALLDSLGRHFDFEPPREPGHHTVEAIEAMLRDEVKVLIALGGNLAAAAPDTPRVHDALRRCGLTVYISTKLNRSHLMPGKASLILPTLGRTEEDMQASGRQFVTVEDSFSMVHASEGIGKPLSALQRSETAIVANIAHATLGDEKLNWLALADDYSLIRDHIAATLPGFENFNARCDEPGGFWLGNAAAALNFTTPSGKAEFSAAPLPASICPDVESPFVLQTLRSHDQYNTTIYGLDDRYRGVYGQRDVLFMHPDDIAALGLSDGDRVDITTASRDGILRQVENFRLVSYDIPRGNLAAYYPETNPLVPLTSFGDGTGTPTSKSIPVSVTPAQTRPSLRIA; this is encoded by the coding sequence ATGAAATTCAAAACCGCCATAAAACCCTACCACGCTGCTGCCGGTGGTCTGGGCTCTCTGGAAGCGACCACCCGCTTCGTGATTGACAGCAAAAATGCCCTCAGCAATATGCGCAACCTGCTGCGTATGAACAAAGCCCGCGGTTTTGACTGTCCCGGCTGCGCCTGGGGCGATGACAATAAAAGTACCTTCAGTTTCTGCGAAAACGGTGCCAAAGCCGTGACCTGGGAGGCGACGCGCCGTGAAGTGGACGCCCAGTTTTTTGCGCAACATAGTGTCAGCGCCCTGAACGCGCAGAGCGACTATTTTCTGGAATACCAGGGCCGCCTGACCGAACCGCTGAGCTATAACCCGCAGAGCGATCGCTATGAGCCGATAAGCTGGGCAGATGCATATGCATTAATTGCGCAACATCTGCATGCCATGGTTCATCCCAATCAGCTGGAACTTTACACCTCCGGACGCGCCAGCAATGAGGCGTCTTACCTCTATCAGCTGTTTGGCCGTATGCTCGGCACCAATAATTTTCCTGACTGTTCCAATATGTGTCACGAAGCCAGCGGCGCAGGGTTAAAACGCAGCATCGGCGTGGGCAAAGGGACCATTCATCTGGATGATTTTGCCCACGCGAACGCCATTTTCGTCTTCGGGCAAAACCCCGGCACCAATCATCCGCGTATGCTGCACAGCCTGCGCCACGCCGCCGATCACGGTGCGCAAATCGTCACCTTCAATACCCTGCGCGAGCGCGGGCTGGAACGCTTTGCGGATCCGCAAAAACCGCTGGAGCTGGTGACGCCAAAAGCAGGCACCATCAGCTCCGCCTACTATCAGCCGAACCTCGGCGGGGATATGGCGGCGGTACGCGGTATGGCGAAAGCGCTGCTGGAGACGCAACGCCAGCGTCTTACCGACGGCCAGCCGGGCATTTTTGACGAAACCTTTATTAATCAGCATACCCACGGCATTGATGCCTGGTTTGCGCAAATCGATGCCACGTCCTGGGACGCCATTACGCAACAGTCAGGCCTTACGGAACAGCAGCTGCGTGACGCCGCCGCCGTGTGGCAGCACGCCGAGCGGGTGATCTGCACCTGGGCGATGGGCATCACCCAGCATAAACACTCGCTGGACACGGTGCGGGAGATTGCCAACCTGCAATTGCTGGGCGGCCATCTCGGCAAGCCCGGCGCGGGACTCTGCCCGGTACGCGGGCACAGTAACGTGCAGGGTAACCGCACCATGGGGATCGACGAGAAGCCGCCCGCTGCGCTGCTCGACAGTCTGGGGCGTCACTTTGATTTTGAGCCGCCGCGCGAGCCGGGTCATCATACGGTTGAAGCCATCGAAGCCATGTTGCGGGACGAGGTGAAAGTGCTGATCGCCCTCGGCGGCAACCTGGCGGCTGCGGCGCCGGACACGCCCCGCGTTCACGACGCGCTGCGCCGCTGCGGGCTGACGGTTTATATCAGCACCAAGCTTAACCGCAGTCATCTGATGCCGGGTAAAGCCTCGCTGATCCTGCCAACGCTGGGCCGCACGGAAGAAGATATGCAGGCCAGCGGCCGCCAGTTTGTCACCGTGGAAGACTCTTTCAGCATGGTGCACGCCTCTGAAGGTATCGGCAAACCGCTCAGCGCGCTGCAACGTTCGGAAACGGCGATTGTGGCGAACATCGCCCACGCTACGCTCGGGGATGAGAAGCTGAACTGGCTGGCGCTGGCGGATGATTATTCGCTGATCCGCGATCACATCGCCGCCACCCTGCCGGGCTTTGAAAACTTTAACGCCCGCTGCGATGAACCCGGCGGTTTCTGGCTGGGCAATGCCGCCGCCGCGCTGAATTTCACTACGCCGTCTGGCAAAGCGGAATTCAGCGCCGCGCCGCTGCCCGCCTCCATCTGCCCGGATGTGGAGTCCCCTTTTGTGCTGCAAACACTGCGTTCGCACGACCAGTACAACACCACCATTTACGGGCTGGACGATCGTTACCGCGGCGTGTACGGCCAACGTGATGTGCTCTTTATGCATCCGGACGATATCGCCGCGCTGGGGCTAAGCGATGGCGATCGGGTGGACATTACCACCGCCTCCCGCGACGGCATCCTGCGTCAGGTGGAGAATTTCCGCCTGGTTTCTTATGACATTCCGCGCGGTAATCTGGCGGCCTATTACCCGGAAACCAATCCGCTGGTGCCGCTGACCAGTTTTGGTGACGGCACCGGCACGCCGACCTCGAAATCGATCCCGGTGTCGGTGACGCCGGCGCAGACGCGACCATCGTTGCGTATTGCCTGA
- a CDS encoding membrane-bound PQQ-dependent dehydrogenase, glucose/quinate/shikimate family: MATSNRPRGMVRILQWLLAGLMILIGLAIGIPGIKLVSLGGSAYFLVMGVVMLIAAVLIIRTRSSGILLYALAFIASIIWAISDAGWEFWPLFSRLFTFGVLAFLAAILWPFLRATQTAQPINKKPAFGVAAVLALVLLVSAGWMFKPQTLVSANEDVPVQPVAPGQQQKDWKHWGNTTHGDRFAALDQINKHNVNDLKVAWVAHTGDIPQSNGSGAEDQNTPLQIGDTLFVCTPYSKVLALDVDTGKEKWRYDSKATAPNWQRCRGLGYYEETQAQSAPAQSPQVAACPRRLFLPTTDARLVAINADNGQLCDDFGDHGVVDLSIGMGEIKPGYYQQTSTPLVAGDVVVVGGRVADNFSTGEPPGVVRAYDVHSGKLAWAWDPGNPALTGLPPEGQTYTRGTPNVWSAMSYDAKLNLIYLPTGNATPDFWAGQRTELDDKYSSSIVAVDAATGQVRWHYQTTHHDLWDFDLPSQPLLYDLPDGKGGSTPVLVQTSKQGMIFMLNRETGEPVAKVEERPVPAGNVEGERYSPTQPYSVGMPMIGNQTLTESDMWGATPVDLLLCRIEFKAMRHQGVFTPPGLDRSLQFPGSLGGMNWGSVSVDPNNSLMFVNDMRLGLANYMVPRANVAKNASGIEMGIVPMDGTPFGAMRERFLSPLGIPCQKPPFGTMSAVDLKSGKLVWQVPVGTVQDTGPLGIRMHLPIPIGMPTLGASLATQSGLLFFAGTQDFYLRAFDTATGKEIWKDRLPVGSQSGPMTYVSPKTGKQYIVINAGGARQSPDRGDYIIAYALP, encoded by the coding sequence ATGGCAACAAGCAACAGGCCGCGCGGGATGGTTCGTATCCTGCAGTGGTTACTTGCCGGGCTGATGATCCTTATCGGTCTGGCGATAGGTATTCCCGGTATTAAGCTCGTCTCCCTTGGCGGCAGCGCTTACTTTCTGGTGATGGGCGTGGTGATGCTCATTGCCGCCGTGTTGATTATCCGCACGCGCAGCAGCGGGATCCTGCTGTATGCGCTGGCATTTATCGCCTCCATTATCTGGGCGATTAGCGATGCAGGCTGGGAATTCTGGCCGCTGTTTTCACGGCTCTTCACCTTCGGCGTGCTGGCGTTTCTGGCCGCTATTCTCTGGCCTTTCCTGCGCGCCACGCAGACGGCGCAGCCGATCAATAAAAAACCGGCCTTTGGCGTGGCGGCGGTGCTGGCGCTGGTGCTGCTGGTCAGCGCGGGCTGGATGTTTAAACCGCAAACGCTGGTCAGTGCAAATGAAGATGTCCCGGTGCAGCCTGTTGCCCCCGGTCAGCAGCAGAAAGACTGGAAGCACTGGGGTAACACCACCCACGGCGACCGCTTCGCCGCGCTGGATCAAATCAACAAGCATAATGTTAACGACCTGAAAGTGGCCTGGGTTGCCCATACCGGCGATATTCCGCAGAGCAACGGCTCCGGCGCGGAAGATCAAAACACGCCGCTACAGATTGGCGACACGCTGTTCGTCTGTACGCCTTACAGTAAAGTGCTGGCGCTGGACGTGGACACCGGTAAAGAAAAATGGCGTTACGACAGTAAAGCCACCGCGCCTAACTGGCAGCGCTGCCGTGGTTTAGGCTATTACGAAGAGACGCAGGCGCAGAGCGCACCGGCGCAAAGCCCGCAGGTCGCGGCCTGCCCGCGTCGTCTGTTCCTGCCGACCACCGATGCGCGTCTGGTGGCGATCAACGCCGATAACGGCCAACTTTGTGATGATTTTGGCGATCATGGCGTGGTGGATCTGAGCATCGGCATGGGCGAGATCAAACCAGGCTATTACCAGCAAACCTCCACGCCACTGGTGGCAGGGGATGTGGTGGTCGTCGGTGGGCGCGTGGCGGATAACTTCTCCACCGGTGAACCGCCGGGCGTAGTGCGCGCGTATGATGTGCACAGCGGGAAACTGGCCTGGGCCTGGGATCCGGGCAATCCGGCGCTGACCGGCCTGCCGCCGGAAGGCCAGACCTATACGCGCGGTACGCCGAACGTCTGGTCGGCGATGTCCTATGACGCGAAACTGAACCTGATCTATCTGCCGACCGGCAACGCCACCCCGGACTTCTGGGCGGGTCAGCGTACGGAACTGGACGATAAGTACAGCTCGTCAATCGTGGCGGTAGACGCCGCCACCGGTCAGGTGCGCTGGCATTATCAGACCACCCACCACGATCTGTGGGACTTTGACCTGCCGTCACAGCCGCTGCTGTACGATCTGCCGGACGGTAAAGGCGGCTCCACCCCGGTGCTGGTGCAGACCAGCAAACAGGGCATGATCTTTATGCTCAACCGTGAAACCGGCGAGCCGGTGGCGAAAGTGGAAGAGCGTCCGGTGCCTGCGGGGAACGTTGAGGGTGAACGTTACTCCCCGACGCAGCCCTATTCCGTTGGCATGCCGATGATCGGCAATCAGACGTTGACCGAATCCGATATGTGGGGCGCCACGCCTGTCGATCTGCTGCTGTGCCGTATCGAATTTAAGGCGATGCGTCATCAGGGCGTCTTTACCCCGCCGGGTCTGGATCGCTCGCTGCAATTCCCCGGCTCGCTGGGCGGCATGAACTGGGGCAGCGTGTCCGTCGATCCCAACAATAGCCTGATGTTTGTCAACGACATGCGTCTGGGACTGGCGAACTACATGGTGCCGCGCGCTAATGTGGCGAAAAACGCCAGCGGGATTGAAATGGGGATTGTGCCGATGGACGGTACGCCGTTCGGCGCGATGCGCGAACGTTTCCTGTCGCCGCTGGGCATTCCGTGTCAGAAACCGCCGTTCGGTACTATGTCAGCGGTGGATCTGAAGTCCGGCAAGCTGGTGTGGCAGGTTCCGGTGGGTACCGTGCAGGATACCGGTCCGCTGGGTATTCGTATGCACCTGCCGATCCCGATTGGTATGCCGACGCTGGGCGCTTCGCTGGCCACGCAATCTGGCCTGCTGTTCTTCGCGGGGACGCAGGATTTTTATCTGCGCGCCTTTGATACGGCGACCGGGAAAGAAATCTGGAAGGATCGTCTGCCGGTTGGCAGCCAGTCCGGCCCGATGACTTATGTGTCACCGAAAACCGGTAAGCAGTACATCGTGATTAATGCGGGCGGCGCTCGTCAGTCGCCGGATCGCGGTGATTATATTATTGCCTACGCATTGCCGTAA
- a CDS encoding methyl-accepting chemotaxis protein — MDNTAAMHKPQTVGFLHHIRLVPLFSSILSGILVLFALSAGLAGYFLIQADGDQRDVTEEIQIRMGLSNSSNHLRTARINMIHAGAASRIAEMDDMKANIQEAEKRIKQSQEGFAVYQNRGVKTSADEALDGELTTRYNAYINGLQPMLKYAKNGMFEAIINHENEHARQLDSDYNDVLMKAIKIRTERAAALSDLAHQRTQLGLMFMGAAFVIALILTLITFVVLRRTVIQPLQRAANRIEHIAAGDLTLADEPTGRSEIGLLTRDLQKMQHSLVQTVGTVREGAEEIYRGTSEISMGNTDLSSRTEQQAAAIEQTAASMEQLTATVKQNADNAHHASKLAGDASGKASKGGQIVSGVVKTMGNISSSSKKISEITAVINSIAFQTNILALNAAVEAARAGEQGRGFAVVASEVRTLASRSANAAKEIEGLISESVSLIERGSNEVVAAGDTMGDIVDAVKRVTDIMLEIAAASDEQSKGIEQVSQAITEMDNVTQQNASLVEEASAAAASLEEQAARLTQAVGAFRLQKAAPVRTEKAAPKAPLATTRPAMANNDNWETF, encoded by the coding sequence ATGGACAACACAGCAGCGATGCACAAACCGCAAACCGTAGGTTTTTTACATCACATACGGTTAGTTCCTCTGTTTTCTTCAATTCTCAGCGGCATCCTGGTGCTGTTTGCATTGAGTGCAGGGCTGGCGGGATATTTTCTGATTCAGGCTGATGGCGATCAGCGCGACGTCACTGAAGAAATTCAGATACGCATGGGATTATCGAACAGCTCCAACCACTTACGCACAGCGCGTATCAATATGATCCATGCCGGCGCGGCCAGCCGCATTGCGGAAATGGATGATATGAAAGCCAACATCCAGGAAGCGGAAAAGCGCATTAAGCAGTCGCAGGAAGGCTTTGCCGTCTATCAGAATCGCGGCGTAAAAACCTCCGCCGACGAAGCGCTGGACGGCGAACTCACCACCCGCTACAACGCCTATATCAATGGCCTGCAACCGATGCTGAAATATGCCAAAAACGGCATGTTTGAAGCCATTATCAACCACGAAAACGAACACGCCCGTCAGCTGGACAGCGATTATAACGACGTGCTCATGAAGGCGATCAAGATCCGTACCGAACGCGCCGCGGCGCTGAGCGATCTGGCGCACCAGCGTACGCAGCTCGGCCTGATGTTTATGGGCGCGGCCTTTGTCATCGCGCTGATCCTGACACTCATTACCTTTGTGGTGCTGCGCCGTACGGTGATCCAGCCGCTGCAACGCGCCGCAAATCGCATTGAGCACATTGCCGCAGGCGATCTGACGCTGGCCGACGAACCAACCGGTCGCAGCGAGATTGGCTTGCTGACCCGCGATCTGCAAAAAATGCAGCACTCGCTGGTGCAGACCGTGGGCACCGTGCGGGAGGGGGCAGAAGAGATTTATCGCGGCACCAGCGAGATCTCCATGGGCAACACCGATCTCTCCTCGCGCACGGAACAGCAGGCTGCGGCCATCGAGCAGACGGCTGCCAGCATGGAGCAGCTCACCGCCACCGTGAAACAGAATGCCGACAACGCGCATCACGCCAGTAAACTGGCCGGTGACGCTTCCGGTAAAGCCAGCAAGGGCGGGCAGATTGTCTCCGGCGTGGTGAAAACCATGGGCAATATCTCCAGCAGCTCGAAGAAAATTTCTGAAATTACCGCGGTGATCAACAGTATCGCCTTCCAGACCAATATTCTGGCGCTTAACGCCGCCGTTGAAGCTGCCCGTGCGGGTGAGCAGGGGCGTGGTTTTGCGGTAGTGGCAAGCGAAGTGCGCACCCTGGCAAGCCGCAGTGCGAACGCCGCTAAAGAGATCGAGGGGTTGATCAGTGAATCCGTATCCCTGATTGAACGTGGTTCAAACGAAGTGGTCGCCGCCGGTGACACCATGGGCGATATTGTGGACGCGGTTAAACGTGTGACCGATATTATGCTGGAAATTGCTGCCGCTTCGGATGAGCAGAGCAAAGGGATCGAGCAGGTAAGCCAGGCGATCACTGAAATGGATAACGTCACCCAGCAGAACGCCTCGCTGGTGGAAGAAGCCTCGGCCGCTGCTGCCTCGCTGGAAGAGCAGGCCGCGCGTCTGACTCAGGCGGTAGGCGCATTCCGTCTGCAAAAGGCCGCACCGGTTCGTACTGAGAAAGCGGCTCCCAAAGCCCCGCTGGCGACAACGCGCCCGGCGATGGCGAATAACGATAACTGGGAAACCTTCTGA
- a CDS encoding S-(hydroxymethyl)glutathione dehydrogenase/class III alcohol dehydrogenase: protein MKSRAAVAFGPGQPLKIVEIDVAPPKKGEVLVKITHTGVCHTDAFTLSGDDPEGVFPAVLGHEGGGVVVEVGEGVTSLQPGDHVIPLYTAECRECKFCKSGKTNLCQAVRATQGKGLMPDGTTRFSYNGEPIYHYMGTSTFSEYTVVAEISLAKVNPEAPLDKVCLLGCGVTTGIGAVHNTAKVKEGDTVAVFGLGGIGLAVIQGAVQAKAGRILAVDTNPEKFKLAREMGATDFVNPKDYDKPVQEVIVEMTDGGVDFSFECIGNVDVMRAALECCHKGWGESVIIGVAGAGQEIKTRPFQLVTGRVWRGSAFGGVKGRTQLPGMVEDAMSGKIQLDPFITHRLPLDQINEAFDLMHEGKSIRTVIHFGDN, encoded by the coding sequence ATGAAATCACGTGCTGCAGTAGCATTCGGGCCAGGCCAGCCCCTGAAAATTGTTGAGATTGACGTTGCGCCGCCGAAAAAGGGCGAAGTGCTGGTTAAAATCACTCATACCGGCGTGTGTCACACGGATGCGTTTACCCTGTCGGGGGACGATCCGGAAGGCGTATTCCCGGCGGTGCTCGGTCATGAAGGCGGCGGCGTAGTGGTGGAAGTGGGTGAAGGCGTCACCAGCCTGCAACCGGGCGATCATGTGATCCCGCTTTACACCGCTGAATGTCGTGAATGTAAGTTCTGTAAATCCGGCAAAACCAACCTCTGTCAGGCAGTACGCGCCACTCAGGGCAAAGGCCTGATGCCGGACGGCACCACCCGTTTCTCTTACAACGGCGAGCCGATCTATCACTACATGGGCACCAGTACGTTCAGCGAATACACCGTAGTGGCGGAAATTTCCCTGGCGAAAGTGAACCCGGAAGCCCCGCTGGATAAAGTTTGTCTGCTTGGCTGCGGCGTGACCACCGGTATCGGCGCGGTACATAACACCGCTAAAGTAAAAGAGGGCGATACCGTTGCGGTGTTCGGTCTGGGCGGTATTGGTCTGGCGGTGATCCAGGGCGCGGTCCAGGCGAAAGCCGGGCGCATTCTGGCGGTGGATACTAATCCGGAGAAATTCAAGCTGGCGCGTGAAATGGGCGCGACCGATTTCGTTAACCCGAAAGATTACGATAAGCCGGTTCAGGAAGTCATTGTTGAAATGACCGACGGCGGCGTCGATTTCAGCTTCGAATGTATCGGTAACGTCGACGTAATGCGTGCTGCGCTGGAGTGCTGCCATAAGGGCTGGGGCGAGAGCGTGATCATCGGCGTGGCCGGTGCGGGCCAGGAAATCAAAACCCGTCCGTTCCAGCTGGTCACCGGGCGCGTATGGCGCGGCTCCGCCTTTGGCGGCGTCAAAGGCCGTACCCAGTTGCCGGGCATGGTGGAAGACGCGATGAGCGGCAAAATCCAGCTCGATCCTTTCATCACCCACCGTTTACCTCTGGATCAGATCAATGAAGCCTTTGACCTGATGCACGAAGGTAAATCTATCCGTACCGTTATCCATTTCGGCGATAACTAA
- a CDS encoding metal/formaldehyde-sensitive transcriptional repressor gives MPHSPEDKKRVLTRVRRIRGQVEALERALDAGEPCIAILQQIAAVRGAANGLMGEMVEIHLKDELVSGDTSPDQRAARMAEVGHLLRSYLK, from the coding sequence ATGCCGCATTCACCCGAAGACAAAAAACGCGTATTAACCCGCGTGCGTCGCATTCGCGGGCAGGTTGAGGCGCTGGAGCGTGCGCTGGACGCAGGCGAACCATGTATTGCCATTTTGCAGCAAATCGCCGCCGTTCGCGGTGCGGCTAATGGCCTGATGGGCGAGATGGTCGAAATTCACCTCAAAGATGAGCTGGTCAGCGGTGACACTTCACCGGATCAACGTGCAGCCCGGATGGCCGAAGTCGGTCATCTTTTGCGCTCTTATCTAAAATAA
- the arsC gene encoding glutaredoxin-dependent arsenate reductase, whose protein sequence is MSNISLYHNPACGTSRNTLEMIRNSGHEPDIIYYLDTPPSHDELVKLINDMGISVRELIRKNVEPYEQLGLADASFSDEELIGFMLQHPLLINRPIVVTPLGTRLCRPSEVVLDILPAPQKGAFTKEDGETVIDASGNRVKPQ, encoded by the coding sequence ATGAGCAACATTTCCCTCTATCACAATCCAGCTTGCGGCACGTCGCGCAATACGCTGGAGATGATCCGTAACAGCGGCCATGAGCCTGACATCATTTATTATCTTGATACCCCCCCGTCGCACGATGAGCTGGTAAAACTCATTAACGATATGGGAATTTCTGTACGGGAGCTGATACGCAAGAACGTCGAGCCTTATGAGCAGCTTGGTCTTGCGGATGCCAGTTTTAGCGATGAGGAGTTAATCGGATTTATGCTCCAGCATCCTCTGCTAATCAACCGTCCCATCGTCGTAACCCCCCTGGGTACCCGGCTGTGCCGCCCCTCTGAGGTGGTGCTGGATATTCTTCCGGCGCCTCAGAAAGGCGCTTTCACGAAAGAAGACGGCGAAACAGTGATCGATGCCTCCGGCAATCGGGTAAAACCGCAATAG
- a CDS encoding arsenic transporter — translation MLLAGSIFLLTLILVIWQPRGLRIGWSASIGAVLALATGVIQLDDIPVVWDIVWNATAAFIAVIIISLLLDESGFFEWAALHVSRWGNGRGRLLFTWIVLLGASVAALFANDGAALILTPIVIAMLLALGFSKGTTLAFVMAAGFIADTASLPLIVSNLVNIVSADFFRLGFTQYASVMVPVDMAAIAATLVMLHLFFRKDIPATYDVSLLKTPDSAIKDPATFRAGWIVLLLLLVGFFVLEPLGIPVSAIAAMGAVVLFVVAKRGHSIDTVKVLRGAPWQIVIFSLGMYLVVYGLRNAGLTEYLSGVLNILAVRGLWAATFGTGFLTAFLSSIMNNMPTVLIGALSIDGSAASGVIKEAMIYANVIGCDLGPKITPIGSLATLLWLHVLAQKNMTITWGYYFRTGIIMTLPVLFVTLAALALRLSFTL, via the coding sequence ATGTTACTGGCAGGAAGTATTTTCTTACTGACGCTGATACTGGTCATCTGGCAACCCAGAGGCCTCAGGATCGGCTGGAGCGCTAGTATCGGCGCGGTGCTGGCGCTGGCAACCGGCGTCATCCAGCTCGATGATATTCCCGTCGTCTGGGATATCGTCTGGAACGCGACAGCGGCATTTATCGCCGTCATTATTATCAGTCTGTTGCTTGATGAATCCGGATTCTTTGAGTGGGCAGCGCTGCATGTGTCCCGCTGGGGCAACGGACGGGGGCGGCTATTGTTTACCTGGATCGTCTTGCTGGGCGCGTCGGTGGCGGCACTATTCGCTAACGACGGTGCCGCGCTCATTCTCACGCCAATAGTGATAGCCATGCTGCTTGCGCTGGGATTCAGCAAAGGCACCACCCTGGCCTTTGTCATGGCCGCGGGGTTTATCGCCGACACGGCCAGCTTGCCTTTGATTGTCTCGAATCTGGTTAATATCGTCTCGGCTGATTTCTTCAGGCTGGGCTTTACGCAATACGCCTCGGTGATGGTGCCTGTGGATATGGCGGCCATTGCCGCCACCCTGGTGATGCTGCACTTATTTTTCCGCAAGGATATTCCGGCAACCTATGACGTTTCGCTGCTGAAAACACCCGACAGCGCTATTAAAGATCCCGCGACCTTCAGGGCGGGCTGGATTGTTTTGCTGCTGCTTCTGGTGGGTTTCTTCGTTCTGGAGCCACTGGGTATCCCGGTCAGCGCGATTGCGGCGATGGGGGCGGTAGTCCTCTTTGTCGTGGCGAAAAGAGGACATTCTATAGATACCGTAAAAGTGCTGCGCGGTGCGCCCTGGCAGATCGTCATATTTTCTCTGGGCATGTATCTGGTGGTTTATGGTCTGCGAAATGCGGGACTCACCGAATATTTGTCGGGCGTGCTGAATATACTGGCAGTGAGGGGCTTATGGGCAGCCACATTTGGCACGGGTTTCCTGACTGCTTTTCTGTCGTCGATCATGAATAATATGCCAACGGTGCTGATCGGCGCGCTGTCGATTGATGGCAGCGCGGCGAGCGGTGTGATTAAAGAGGCGATGATTTATGCCAATGTGATTGGCTGCGATTTAGGGCCAAAAATCACCCCGATCGGCAGTCTGGCGACGCTGCTGTGGCTGCATGTTCTGGCACAGAAAAATATGACCATCACCTGGGGCTACTACTTCCGCACCGGTATCATCATGACCCTGCCAGTGCTGTTTGTCACTCTGGCCGCGCTGGCGTTGCGTCTCTCTTTCACATTGTAA
- a CDS encoding transcriptional regulator: protein MLVPVQLFKILSDETRLSIIMLLREAGELCVCDICAATSESQPKISRHMAILREAGLVIDRREGKWIHYRLSPHMPAWAAETITTSWQCLREDVREWLQKFACTSC from the coding sequence ATGCTGGTTCCCGTTCAGTTGTTCAAGATCCTCTCAGATGAAACACGGCTCTCCATCATCATGCTTCTCAGGGAGGCCGGGGAGCTGTGCGTCTGCGATATTTGTGCCGCCACCTCTGAGTCACAGCCCAAAATTTCACGGCATATGGCGATATTACGCGAGGCAGGGCTGGTCATTGACCGCAGGGAGGGTAAGTGGATCCACTATCGTTTATCACCTCACATGCCAGCCTGGGCCGCCGAGACCATTACCACGTCATGGCAATGCCTGCGGGAGGATGTGCGTGAATGGCTACAAAAATTCGCCTGTACCTCCTGCTGA